TCAAAGGCAACAATGCCGTCAATCAGGGCAAACAGGGTATCATCTTTCCCTTTCCCCACATTGATGCCGGGATGGAATTGGGTCCCCCGCTGACGCACCAGTATGTTTCCTGCCCGGACAAGCTGTCCGCCGAAACGTTTGACTCCCAATCTCTGAGAGTTACTGTCCCTCCCGTTTCTTGAACTTCCTACGCCTTTTTTATGTGCCACGGCCTACTCCCAGTTAGGATGCAATCTGAACGATCTTTAGCGCGGTAATTTCCTGTCGATGCC
This window of the Nitrospirae bacterium CG2_30_53_67 genome carries:
- a CDS encoding 50S ribosomal protein L27, with product MAHKKGVGSSRNGRDSNSQRLGVKRFGGQLVRAGNILVRQRGTQFHPGINVGKGKDDTLFALIDGIVAFERKGKDKKRISIYAASN